The Roseomonas haemaphysalidis genome segment GCCTGGGCCAGCTTGGCGCCGCGCGGGTCGGCATCGCGATGCAGGCGCCGGATCAGCAGCGCGACGTACAGGCCGACGATGTCGAACCGCCCGTCCAGCGTGTCCGGCACCGAGAGCTCGGCGTAGAAATAAGGCTGGCGGGCCGCCTGCACGGCCTGGCCATACAACTCGAAGCCGCGGCGCTCATGCGCCTTGCTGCGGAACAGGCCGAACAGGGCCATGGCGGGCGGGGCTCCTCGTGCTTCGGCAAGCGGCAGTTGACCCCAATGCGGGGCGGTGGCAATCGACCGAGCAGATGGCCCGCCAGCCGCGCCCGGTCAATCGGGCACGGGCAAGCGGACCGCACCGACCCCCACCGCGCCGCAGGCCGGTACGTACCGAGAGGGCTCAGCCATGGCCAGCCGCACCATCCCCGCCCCACGGGCCCGCCTCGCGCCCGGTCTCGTCGCGCTCGGCCTGCTGCTCGGCGGCTGCTCGGTGTTCGAGGCGCCACCGGTGCTGCGCGGCAACCGCGCCGACCCCGAGGTGATCGCGCAGCTCAGCCCCGGCGTGCAAACCAAGGCGGATGTGCGCGCGCTGCTGGGCTCGCCCAGCGCCACCGGCACCTTTGACGATTCAGAGTGGTACTACATCAGCTCCGTGACGCGCATCCGGCCGGCGCAGAACCCCGGCGTGGAGAACCAGCGGGTGGTGACCATGCGCTTCGACCCGCAGGGCGTGCTGCAAAGCGTCAGCGAGCTGGGCCCCAAGGATATGCGCGACGTGGCGGTGGTGGAACGCACC includes the following:
- a CDS encoding outer membrane protein assembly factor BamE, which encodes MASRTIPAPRARLAPGLVALGLLLGGCSVFEAPPVLRGNRADPEVIAQLSPGVQTKADVRALLGSPSATGTFDDSEWYYISSVTRIRPAQNPGVENQRVVTMRFDPQGVLQSVSELGPKDMRDVAVVERTTPVPGTDRTILQALFGNIGRVGAAGLGAGADAGPGGGPGR